A window of Cohnella herbarum contains these coding sequences:
- a CDS encoding sporulation protein, translating into MSFFGRMLASVGIGSAKVDTVLEKSSYYPGEEVRGVVRIQGGSIEQKVDGILLSVMTTYLQEMNDTKIHKNSEISSIRVSQPITIGVEEFKEIPFTFVLPGNTPLTLGRTPVWIKTAADIQSAVDPTDADHIQVEPSDHQQTVLDAIDTLGFRLKNAESLYAPRMRAALPFVQEFEWVPTSGRYRGRLDELELIFLNNRPDGVDLLLQIDRKATGFMSMLAESMDVDESFVRISLNANELNAGYSRIADILDSVISKYSH; encoded by the coding sequence ATGTCATTTTTCGGAAGAATGTTGGCAAGCGTAGGAATCGGTTCGGCGAAAGTGGATACGGTGCTTGAGAAATCATCCTACTATCCTGGAGAAGAAGTACGCGGCGTCGTCCGGATTCAGGGCGGATCGATCGAGCAAAAAGTGGATGGCATCCTGTTATCGGTAATGACCACGTATCTCCAAGAAATGAACGACACGAAAATACACAAAAATTCGGAAATCAGCAGCATCCGCGTTTCCCAGCCTATAACGATCGGCGTCGAAGAGTTCAAGGAAATTCCGTTTACTTTCGTCCTTCCGGGGAATACTCCGCTTACTCTGGGGCGGACTCCGGTATGGATCAAGACGGCGGCGGACATTCAATCCGCAGTAGATCCTACCGATGCGGACCACATTCAAGTAGAACCTTCGGATCATCAGCAAACCGTGCTGGATGCGATCGATACCCTCGGGTTCCGGTTGAAAAATGCCGAATCGTTGTACGCTCCTCGCATGCGCGCCGCGTTGCCTTTCGTTCAAGAATTCGAATGGGTGCCGACGAGCGGACGTTACCGCGGCAGATTGGATGAGCTCGAACTTATCTTCCTTAACAATCGGCCTGATGGAGTGGATTTGCTGTTGCAAATCGATCGCAAGGCTACCGGTTTCATGAGCATGCTCGCTGAGTCGATGGACGTGGACGAGAGCTTCGTAAGGATATCGCTTAACGCTAACGAGTTAAATGCCGGCTATTCGCGGATTGCGGACATCCTGGATTCGGTTATTTCGAAATATTCTCACTGA
- a CDS encoding phosphodiester glycosidase family protein, with protein sequence MNKFFASVLLLFCFCFVSTGSASTGTKSFGYLDPATASIYVPTTFLTAMGANIKWNSTDKRLGITHGETNLVLSIGNKEAIVNNEGVALTDGAYIADGVKYVPLKFVAEKLNMKTTWNANSASVSVTSGEQTEEIPVVKQTQNPNRDKPIKTEKRTFKVGRNTFSAQVVTISLLHPGIGLSIGLAQDEIGKVEDLNSIAKKNGAVVAINGSFFDAYTEQAFKVPYGNVISEGEHKHKSLSDRRTMFTFDMNKLVKLISGTEYKEDYKQIKIEGGVQAGPRLVKDGIVALNVVEEGFRDPKILTGGGARSALGITRDHKLILLTLGGATIPQLAEIMKQAGAHQAMNLDGGASSGLYADGKYLTTPGRKISNAILISYKK encoded by the coding sequence ATGAACAAGTTTTTCGCTAGCGTTTTGCTTTTGTTTTGCTTCTGTTTCGTTTCTACAGGCTCGGCCTCTACCGGGACCAAATCATTCGGTTACTTGGATCCCGCGACTGCTTCTATTTATGTACCAACTACTTTCCTTACCGCAATGGGAGCGAATATAAAGTGGAATTCCACGGATAAACGATTGGGAATCACCCATGGAGAAACCAATCTTGTTCTATCGATAGGAAATAAAGAAGCTATCGTCAACAATGAGGGGGTCGCGCTGACGGATGGTGCTTATATCGCGGACGGAGTCAAATACGTGCCGTTGAAATTCGTTGCCGAGAAACTGAATATGAAGACGACGTGGAACGCGAACTCGGCGTCCGTTAGCGTGACCTCGGGAGAACAAACGGAAGAAATACCCGTCGTCAAGCAAACTCAAAATCCGAATCGCGACAAACCGATCAAGACCGAGAAGAGGACGTTTAAGGTTGGACGCAATACGTTTAGCGCTCAAGTGGTTACGATATCCTTGCTTCACCCCGGCATCGGCTTAAGTATCGGATTGGCGCAGGACGAAATCGGTAAAGTCGAAGACCTTAATAGCATTGCGAAGAAAAACGGTGCTGTAGTCGCGATTAACGGCAGTTTCTTCGATGCGTATACGGAACAGGCCTTCAAGGTTCCTTACGGTAACGTGATTAGCGAAGGCGAGCATAAGCACAAGAGTTTAAGCGATCGGAGAACGATGTTCACTTTCGATATGAACAAGCTCGTTAAGCTCATCTCAGGAACGGAATATAAGGAAGACTATAAGCAAATCAAGATCGAAGGCGGCGTACAAGCGGGCCCTCGGTTGGTGAAGGATGGGATTGTCGCGCTTAATGTCGTGGAGGAAGGGTTTAGAGATCCGAAAATATTAACGGGCGGGGGCGCGCGCAGCGCGTTAGGCATTACCCGTGACCATAAGCTTATTCTTCTTACGTTGGGCGGAGCGACCATCCCTCAACTCGCGGAAATCATGAAGCAGGCGGGAGCCCACCAAGCCATGAATCTGGATGGAGGGGCATCGAGCGGATTGTACGCGGACGGGAAGTATTTAACGACGCCTGGACGGAAAATCAGTAATGCTATTTTGATCAGCTACAAGAAATAA
- a CDS encoding PAS domain-containing sensor histidine kinase yields MTINNNNLLSDVRNKLLVLDSFLNLTSDAVYVIDTAGKVLEVNKKFEEFHGWTRDEIIGNEMPLSPEERIKALQVFERIAKGEKVTVIEAKKITKSGGAFYTDVTISPVNDADGALIALIVIERDITCRKLAEEKIRESEERYRVLVECSPEPIVVHQGFVVVFVNPAAVRLIGANHPDEIIGQRIERFVHPDDRQSLADDVHKFLNEGKVPERKEERLIRLDGEIIYVDSTMVQIVFQGVKSVQLLCRDITDRKKAVSELEVKEREYSRVLQLSPEPIILHQAGIVTFINNRGIKLLRGSGPQDFVGYPVIDFFCSSYLPLILERMEKVVQTNDYMDFIEMKIKCLDGEIVDVEVSSVCVHRHIGHPIVQVVIRDLTERKKTEEMIRRSDKLSIAGELAAGVAHEIRNPLTSLRGFMQLLREKNTDYVDIMLGEIDRINDIVNEFIGMAKPQTMHFVVCDLRDLIEQVLVFMQPQATMFNVQMNLTLLSPRFSIECEPNQIKQVFMNVLKNAIEAMPNGGMVEITIYMKDQDTIATKIADQGVGIPADRMERIGEPFFSLKESGTGLGLMICHRIVEAHKGKIEIRSIVNVGTTMEVELPVNKG; encoded by the coding sequence ATGACAATTAACAACAACAATCTGCTCTCCGATGTCAGAAACAAGTTGCTTGTGCTAGATTCCTTCTTAAACCTTACTTCCGATGCCGTGTACGTGATTGATACGGCTGGGAAAGTATTGGAGGTTAATAAGAAGTTCGAGGAGTTTCACGGCTGGACCCGGGATGAAATTATCGGCAATGAAATGCCTTTAAGTCCCGAAGAGCGGATAAAGGCGCTACAAGTGTTCGAAAGGATTGCCAAGGGAGAGAAAGTAACGGTCATAGAAGCCAAGAAAATCACCAAGAGCGGCGGGGCGTTCTATACGGACGTTACGATCTCTCCCGTAAACGATGCGGATGGCGCATTGATTGCTCTTATCGTTATCGAGAGGGACATTACTTGCAGGAAGCTAGCAGAGGAAAAGATTAGGGAGAGCGAGGAACGCTACCGTGTCTTAGTAGAATGTTCCCCGGAGCCGATTGTCGTCCATCAGGGTTTCGTCGTTGTTTTCGTTAATCCGGCTGCGGTACGACTTATCGGAGCTAACCATCCAGATGAAATCATTGGCCAACGCATTGAGCGCTTCGTACATCCGGATGATCGGCAAAGTCTGGCGGATGATGTTCATAAGTTTCTTAATGAAGGTAAAGTTCCGGAAAGAAAAGAAGAAAGGCTCATCCGGCTTGACGGCGAAATCATCTATGTCGACAGCACGATGGTTCAGATCGTATTCCAAGGGGTTAAGTCGGTTCAATTATTATGTCGCGATATAACGGATCGCAAGAAGGCGGTGTCAGAGCTCGAGGTTAAGGAGCGGGAATACAGCCGCGTGCTTCAGCTATCCCCTGAACCGATTATTTTGCATCAAGCCGGCATCGTTACGTTCATTAATAATAGAGGGATTAAATTGTTGCGGGGATCAGGGCCGCAAGATTTCGTCGGATATCCGGTGATCGATTTTTTTTGCTCCAGCTACCTCCCCCTCATATTAGAACGGATGGAAAAAGTCGTTCAAACCAATGATTATATGGATTTTATCGAGATGAAGATTAAATGCTTAGATGGCGAGATCGTAGATGTCGAGGTTTCGTCGGTCTGCGTGCATAGGCACATCGGACATCCTATCGTGCAAGTCGTTATTCGTGATTTAACGGAACGGAAAAAAACGGAGGAAATGATACGGAGATCCGACAAGCTATCGATCGCAGGGGAGCTCGCCGCGGGAGTCGCGCACGAGATTCGGAATCCTCTGACATCGCTGAGAGGATTCATGCAGCTTCTTCGCGAGAAAAATACGGATTACGTCGATATCATGCTCGGGGAAATCGATCGGATCAATGATATCGTGAACGAGTTTATCGGGATGGCCAAGCCTCAAACTATGCATTTCGTCGTATGCGACCTTCGGGATTTGATCGAACAAGTCCTTGTATTCATGCAACCTCAGGCGACAATGTTTAACGTGCAGATGAATTTGACGTTACTTTCCCCTCGATTCTCCATAGAATGCGAACCCAACCAGATTAAGCAAGTGTTCATGAATGTTTTGAAAAACGCAATAGAAGCTATGCCGAATGGCGGGATGGTCGAAATCACGATATATATGAAGGATCAGGATACGATTGCGACTAAAATTGCCGATCAAGGAGTCGGAATTCCCGCGGATCGGATGGAGAGAATCGGCGAACCCTTCTTCTCGCTGAAGGAAAGCGGAACCGGATTAGGTCTTATGATTTGCCATCGAATCGTTGAAGCGCACAAAGGGAAGATCGAGATTCGGAGCATCGTAAACGTGGGGACGACCATGGAAGTTGAATTACCGGTTAACAAGGGGTAA
- a CDS encoding S-layer homology domain-containing protein, with the protein MKRMRKRTGRSIPLLLLAALLLAVAIPTGFANAQSSELSDIEGHWAEADISEWYEAGLVKGYSDGSFRPDDGITRSEFAALVNRSFQLTEPAAISFKDVKESAWYYKEIAIASKAGYLNGYSDGTAKPIANISREEAAAIVSRLASLEKDEEEASQLADFTAFSGWSKGYIGAVAKAGFIKGYSDGSFKPKQSITRAETVFALKSALKAKAPKEKVTIEAIKEQSVIVNFTTKVAVKTKPEDAKVTVKSSDDKVATATVNGPNIEVKGLKSGAVKITVTAKKDGYADGQLTFDVKVNYGGGGGGPGPTPTPTPNQRPVITVDERDESNDGWIKLKVGDKFTPPVVTAVDAEDGNITSKIVKTGENLVDTSKVGEYVLKYNVTDSRNLAAAERIVRVKVEAPAPNVVKADIEVDVAEDLPTFKEITVHSADVGSKFKVEGSTLVKSFKESITLNTAAATLKVTILDNEGKELGFVIVDVAGDNRKNYTLQVENQKPVITVVEPDGKNDGVITIRVGGAFQAPAVTANDPEDGDITSRIVKTGENLVDTSKVGDYVLTYNVSDSRGLAAAERKVTVKVIAANSATVNITVDVAEELPTLKNIKVDSATVGAKFKVEGSALVKPFGESIALNAGATTLKVTILDTNGNEIGFVMADVNGDNSKAYTFEYVGEEPGESEQTATIKVEVAKDLPTFKNITVKSSTVGAKFRVEGSDLVKPFGESITLVTGQAALIVTILDADANELGSVNADVANDNQKDYVFKAPNPEPASLTANVTVDVAEDLPTLKNITVNSASAGVKFKVEGSSLTKGFGESIALNTGSSTRIVSILGASGNVINSFTIDVSADRTQDYDA; encoded by the coding sequence ATGAAACGCATGAGGAAAAGGACAGGACGTAGTATTCCCTTACTTCTGTTGGCAGCATTGCTACTTGCGGTTGCGATTCCCACGGGATTTGCAAACGCCCAATCGTCCGAATTGTCCGACATCGAAGGACATTGGGCAGAAGCGGATATCTCCGAATGGTATGAAGCGGGACTGGTGAAAGGGTATTCGGATGGCTCGTTCAGACCGGATGATGGAATCACCAGATCGGAATTCGCGGCTTTGGTAAACCGGTCGTTCCAATTGACCGAACCTGCCGCGATATCGTTCAAAGACGTTAAGGAAAGCGCATGGTACTACAAGGAAATCGCGATTGCGAGCAAAGCCGGATATTTGAATGGTTATTCGGATGGAACGGCCAAACCGATCGCCAACATTTCACGCGAAGAAGCGGCCGCTATCGTATCCCGGCTTGCATCATTGGAGAAAGACGAGGAAGAAGCTTCCCAGCTTGCCGATTTTACCGCTTTCTCCGGTTGGAGCAAAGGGTACATAGGCGCTGTAGCCAAGGCCGGCTTCATTAAGGGTTACTCCGACGGAAGCTTTAAGCCGAAGCAGTCGATCACGAGAGCGGAAACGGTGTTCGCTTTGAAAAGCGCGTTGAAGGCGAAGGCGCCGAAGGAAAAAGTAACGATCGAAGCTATTAAGGAACAAAGCGTGATCGTGAATTTCACGACTAAGGTCGCCGTGAAAACAAAGCCGGAAGACGCGAAGGTTACGGTAAAGAGCAGCGACGACAAAGTGGCGACGGCTACCGTGAACGGCCCGAATATCGAAGTGAAGGGCTTGAAATCGGGTGCGGTCAAAATTACCGTAACCGCGAAGAAAGACGGTTATGCCGATGGCCAGCTTACATTCGACGTCAAAGTTAACTATGGTGGAGGAGGAGGAGGTCCTGGTCCAACTCCAACGCCTACTCCGAACCAAAGACCGGTTATTACGGTCGATGAACGGGACGAATCGAATGACGGGTGGATAAAGCTGAAAGTCGGAGACAAATTCACGCCTCCCGTAGTAACCGCTGTTGATGCGGAAGATGGCAATATTACGAGCAAGATCGTGAAAACCGGCGAAAATCTAGTCGACACATCCAAAGTCGGCGAGTACGTCCTTAAATATAACGTAACGGATAGCCGCAATCTGGCCGCGGCGGAACGCATAGTGAGGGTTAAAGTAGAAGCGCCCGCGCCGAATGTCGTCAAGGCGGACATAGAGGTAGACGTGGCCGAGGATTTACCGACCTTTAAGGAAATCACTGTTCATTCGGCGGATGTCGGCTCCAAGTTCAAAGTGGAAGGATCGACTTTGGTTAAGTCCTTCAAGGAGTCTATTACGTTGAATACCGCAGCCGCTACTCTCAAGGTCACGATTCTGGACAACGAAGGCAAGGAGCTCGGCTTCGTCATCGTTGATGTAGCAGGCGACAACAGGAAGAACTACACGCTCCAGGTGGAAAACCAAAAGCCTGTTATTACGGTCGTTGAACCGGACGGCAAGAACGATGGCGTCATTACGATTCGGGTAGGGGGGGCCTTCCAGGCTCCCGCAGTAACGGCAAATGATCCCGAGGATGGGGATATCACGAGCCGGATCGTGAAGACCGGCGAGAATCTAGTGGATACGTCCAAAGTCGGAGACTACGTTCTTACTTATAACGTATCGGATTCGCGTGGTCTCGCGGCAGCTGAACGCAAAGTGACGGTCAAAGTGATAGCGGCAAACTCGGCAACGGTGAACATTACGGTTGACGTGGCTGAAGAATTGCCAACCCTGAAAAATATTAAGGTAGATTCGGCGACGGTCGGCGCAAAGTTCAAAGTAGAAGGCTCCGCTCTGGTTAAGCCGTTCGGTGAGTCCATCGCTCTGAACGCTGGCGCAACTACTCTTAAGGTCACGATCCTGGATACGAACGGGAATGAAATAGGGTTTGTTATGGCTGACGTAAACGGCGATAACAGCAAAGCCTATACGTTTGAATATGTAGGCGAAGAGCCGGGAGAGTCGGAGCAAACTGCAACCATTAAGGTAGAAGTCGCGAAAGACTTGCCGACCTTTAAGAACATCACCGTGAAATCGTCGACGGTCGGTGCGAAGTTTAGGGTGGAAGGCTCGGATCTGGTCAAACCGTTTGGAGAATCGATCACCTTGGTAACTGGGCAAGCCGCACTTATAGTGACGATCTTGGATGCCGACGCCAACGAACTGGGCTCCGTAAATGCCGACGTCGCCAACGATAATCAAAAGGACTACGTATTCAAGGCTCCGAATCCAGAGCCGGCGTCTTTGACGGCGAACGTGACGGTAGACGTCGCGGAAGACTTGCCTACTTTGAAAAATATCACCGTGAATTCTGCTTCGGCAGGCGTCAAATTCAAAGTGGAAGGCTCCTCATTGACGAAAGGCTTCGGAGAGAGCATCGCTCTCAATACCGGCTCCAGTACGAGGATCGTTTCGATCCTGGGTGCTTCCGGTAACGTCATTAACTCGTTCACGATTGATGTAAGCGCGGACCGTACTCAGGATTACGACGCGTAG